The region ATACGGCCGGAGTTCCAACCTTCGGTCAAGGCGGAGTGAATCTGCCGGGAGCGCGGCAGAGGGTAAGCTGAGAGCATGATCAAGTTCCAACAGCGTGACCCCCAGGACCCCAGCAAGGAAACCGAAGTGATGGTGGACTTGATGCCGCTGATGCTGTTCGGCGTGGGCTATATCGCCGTCAAGGCCCTGCTGAACGCTTTCGACGTCTGAGCCAGCTGCCCACAGGCGACTGTGACTCGGCAGGCACAGACAGCTCCCAAAGCACAAGAGGCCCTGAGCAACCCGTCATGCGGGCGCAGGGCCTCTTGGGTTAGGCTGAACCCATGACCAACCCGACCAACCCCAACGCCCAGCAGCAGTACAAGAGCAGCCAGAGCGGCCGGTTCGTGGTGCCCGGCTGGATGAACCTGATTGAAGGGACCCCCGACGCTATCGAAATCCAGTTGGACCTGGACAAGAGTGACCTGAGCCGCACCCAGGCCTGCCTCCTGATTGAGTACTGGGCCACCAATGAGGACATCACCCTGCAGAGCATTCTGCCGGTGCGGGCGTTCGGTGCCAATCAGGACGGCTGGTGCATGCTGATTCCAGCGCGCGGCCGGGTGCTGATTCGCGCCATTGACACCGCGCCCAACCCCCCGCTGCTGGCCAGCCAGTGGATCAACATCGACCCGGCCACCCAGCCCGGCACCACCGTGCATGTGAAGGTGGATTTCCCCGATCCTGCCAAGGCCGCTGCCAACAACCTGCAGCTGAACAACTGAGCGCCCTTATTTTTGAGCATGCCCCTCTGGGATTCCCGGGGGCATGCTGCTTTGTTTTTTACCTCGCTCGCCAGGGCTCTTTTCCAGTCAGTCCAGCAGCCAGTCGGCCGCCAGCAGGCCGGTCAGGCCGCGCCGGGCCGCTTGCAGGGCCGGCACAATCTGCCAGCTGCTGCGGTCGCGCGGCCCCACCGCGTTGCTGACGCCGCGCAGTTCCAGCGCCGGCACCCCGGCCAGCTGTGCGGCGTGGGCTACCCCGGCACCTTCCATGCCTTCAGTCAGGGCACCGGGAAAGCGGCGCAGCAAGGCGGCCGCCCGCTCGGCGGTGCCGGTCACGGTATTCAGCGAAAGCATTGGCCCGTAAGTGGCGCCCAACTCCCAGGCCAGGGTTTCTGCGCCGGGGGCCGCGGCGAAGTCTCCGAACGCGGCCGGGCCTGGAAAATCTCCTACTCGCAGGTCCAGCGCTGGCAGCGGCAGAAAGTCGTCGCCCAGTTCGGCGCCGTAATCGGCCTGAATCATCCGGCTGGACACTGCCAGGTCGCCGGGGCGCAGGCCGGCCGTGCTGAAGGCGCCGGCAATGCCCAGGCTGACCGCCAGCCGGGGCCGCTGCTGCGCCACAGCCTGCGCAGTGGCGAGTGCGGCGGCCACCCCCCCCACCCCGCTGACCACCACCCGGCAGCCCAGATCACCGAAGAAATCGGCCTCGCCGGCGGTGGCGACCACCAGCAGGACTTCGGCGGGGGCCAGCCTCATGGGTGCCGCTCCAGCGAGCTCTGACTGGGGTCAGGCGGGGCGGCGGCGCTGGCCGGGTTCAGAACGGGCAACATGCCTTCTGTTGTAGCGGAAAGCGGCGGCTCAGGTCACGGGCGCCGCACCCGGCGCACCAGTTGCTGCAGCTGCGCGAGGTCGGCGGCACTGGGCTGGGGGCCGTAGCGCAACTCGCTGTACAGCTGGGCGATGGCTTGCAGCTGCGGCGCCAGCTGCGGATACTCGGCTGCTGCGCGGTTCACGTAAGTGCCGACCGGCTCGCTGACTCCACGTGGCAGGCCCAGGCGGCGGGTCAGGTCGTCCAGGGCGCGGGCCGCTGGCTCGCTGGGACGGCTGCGGGCCCGCCAGACCCAGACCAGCGGCAGCAGGGCCAGCAGCATCAGCCCTGCGAACCCGGCCCAGTAGCGGGCGCCGCCGGTTTCGCCCAGGCCCAGGCGGCTCAGGGCGCTGGCCTGCTGCTGGTCGTCGAAGTTGACCACCAGGTCGTACCAGTTCAGCTGCAGCCGGTCGTAGGTGCTGGACAGCCGCTTCCATAGCCCGGTCTGGCGCAGTGGGGCCGTCGCCCCCGGGTTGCTGAGCGCCGTGGCCGTGTCGGTGCGGGTGCGGGCCGGGGCCACGGCGGCGGTGGGGTCCACCCTCACCCACCCCCGGCCTTCCAGCCAGACTTCGTCCCAGACGTGTGCGGATGACTGCCGCACCGTGACGGTCGGGCTGCCTTCTGCCGTCTCGCCGCCCTGGTAGCCGCCCACCAGCCGGGTAGGCACCCCGGCGGCCCGCATCAGGAACCCGAACGCGCTGGCGTAGTGTTCGCAGAAGCCGGCCCGGGCGCTGAACAGGAAAGCGTCGGTCCGGTCCTGCGTGGGCAGGGCCGGTGGCGTGAGGGTATAGCTGAACCCGCTGCTGGCAAAATAGTTCAGCGCAGCCTGCACCCGGCCTTCCGGCGGCAGACTTTTCCAGCTCTGGGCCAGGGCACGGGCACGTGGATTCTGGCCCGGCGGAAGTTGCAGGTCGTAGTTCAGGCGGTCGCGCCCCTCATCCAGCCCCACCCGGCTGGCGGCGCTGGTCAGCTGGAAGCGGGCGGCCCGGCCCGACGGCTGGGCGACCACGCTCAGCGCCGAGGTGAGGAGCGTGCCCTGTGGCCGCTGCTGCACCGTGTCCAGTGCCAGCACCCAGGGCTGGCCGTTGGGTTCCTGCAGCAGCGAGTAGCGGTAAGCCGGCCCGGTCACTTCCACCGAGGGGGCCGGGACATTGGCGCGGACCACGTTCCATTCCAGCCCGTCGTAGGCTTCGTAAACGGGACCGCGCCAGTAGAGCTGTTCCTGTGGGGGCACCGTGCCCTCAAAGGTGGCCCGGAGCGCCACGGCGGTGTTCTGCGCCAGCTGCGTCACGTCGCCTGCCTTGACCGAGCTGCCCAGGCCAGTCTGGGCGCTGCCCTTGGTCTGGAATTGCCACAGCGGCGCGGCGGGACGCGGAAAAAAGAAGAACAGCGCCAGCATCAGCGGCAGCGAGAGGGCAGACAGCGACAGGCCA is a window of Deinococcus sp. Marseille-Q6407 DNA encoding:
- a CDS encoding uracil-DNA glycosylase → MTNPTNPNAQQQYKSSQSGRFVVPGWMNLIEGTPDAIEIQLDLDKSDLSRTQACLLIEYWATNEDITLQSILPVRAFGANQDGWCMLIPARGRVLIRAIDTAPNPPLLASQWINIDPATQPGTTVHVKVDFPDPAKAAANNLQLNN
- the mqnB gene encoding futalosine hydrolase, translated to MRLAPAEVLLVVATAGEADFFGDLGCRVVVSGVGGVAAALATAQAVAQQRPRLAVSLGIAGAFSTAGLRPGDLAVSSRMIQADYGAELGDDFLPLPALDLRVGDFPGPAAFGDFAAAPGAETLAWELGATYGPMLSLNTVTGTAERAAALLRRFPGALTEGMEGAGVAHAAQLAGVPALELRGVSNAVGPRDRSSWQIVPALQAARRGLTGLLAADWLLD